One genomic window of Methanosarcina acetivorans C2A includes the following:
- a CDS encoding IS1-like element ISMac16 family transposase (programmed frameshift) produces MNCPRCKSSNHTKNGIVCGRQRYKCHDCGYNYSVELKSTASSPLVKRQALQLYLEGLGFRSIGRFLGVSHVSVQKWIKKFGQEIEELKSENEISIVELDEMHTYISNKKYCWIWIAVDRVGKKFINCSFGSRGTKTGQLLWEKLKKKEIGEVMTDHWRAYAEFIPENIHTQSKAETYTVEGYNGILRHFLARLRRKTKCYTKSLEMLKYSALLLMKNRNKELSIFN; encoded by the exons ATGAACTGCCCAAGATGCAAAAGTTCCAATCACACAAAAAACGGTATAGTTTGTGGACGTCAACGCTACAAATGCCACGATTGTGGATATAACTATTCAGTCGAGCTAAAATCAACTGCTAGTTCTCCTTTAGTTAAGAGACAGGCTTTGCAACTTTATCTTGAAGGATTAGGATTTCGCTCAATAGGACGATTTTTAGGGGTAAGTCATGTTTCTGTCCAAAAATGGATAAAGAAATTTGGTCAGGAGATAGAGGAGCTAAAAAGCGAAAATGAGATATCTATTGTTGAACTGGATGAGATGCACACTTACATCAGTAAC AAAAAATATTGCTGGATCTGGATTGCTGTTGATAGAGTTGGGAAAAAGTTCATCAACTGCTCTTTTGGTAGCAGAGGAACGAAAACTGGACAACTACTCTGGGAAAAATTAAAGAAGAAAGAGATTGGAGAGGTGATGACTGATCACTGGAGGGCATATGCAGAGTTTATTCCTGAAAATATTCATACTCAATCCAAAGCAGAAACGTATACAGTTGAAGGATATAACGGCATACTAAGGCACTTTCTGGCAAGGTTGAGACGAAAGACAAAGTGTTATACGAAGAGTCTTGAAATGCTAAAGTACTCTGCTCTTCTATTGATGAAAAACAGAAATAAAGAGTTATCTATATTTAATTAA
- the cooS gene encoding anaerobic carbon-monoxide dehydrogenase catalytic subunit, producing MDKERISYHESVQKMYERIKKDNMTNVWDRYEAQGIGGVPDRRCTFCMAGARCDLCSNGPCRSDAAKDKRGVCGITADGMAMRMMLLRNVMGASTYHYHTDQTIRTLRETAKGKTPYSIREPEKLRTFAGRLGIETLGSDSEIALYLCEFVEKDFNRPAYEPSRIVEILAPPERKKRWEELDIFPGGIYGEMMLSTSSCLTNVDGYYASLALKAMRLGIAMAYQSQIVNEYCQDILFGIPKPHTMRVDLGVLDPEYVNVLPNGHEPFLGFAMVQLARKPEWQEKAKAAGAKGLRVIASIETGQEMIQRWEEDDAFYGFTGNWISQEAVLASGSVDLFAADMNCSLPVAPLYAEKYGFKLMPVSELIAFEDITERLNYNPVEAGRQAAKLLNMAVENFKNRKNSGEPVLNLPVKEAVVGFSTESILDALGGTLDPLLDAIKSGAIKGVVGMVSCTTLRDYGQDVHSVAVVKELIKRNILVLSLGCGNGAMQVAGLCSPETREFAGDSLKAVCEALGVPPVLSYGTCTDTGRLADFLGAISAVMGVPIPDLPIAAAAPEYMEQKATIDAIFALALGLYTYVNPVPTVTGAPDLVKLLTEDCREVTGGVLNVEKDAVKAVDGIEQHIMEKRKKLGI from the coding sequence ATGGATAAAGAAAGAATTTCCTATCACGAGTCCGTTCAAAAAATGTATGAGCGGATAAAGAAAGATAATATGACAAATGTATGGGATCGTTATGAAGCTCAGGGAATAGGCGGAGTTCCGGACAGGAGATGTACTTTCTGTATGGCAGGAGCCCGCTGCGACCTCTGTTCCAATGGCCCCTGCCGTTCGGATGCTGCAAAGGACAAAAGAGGAGTATGCGGAATCACCGCAGACGGGATGGCAATGCGGATGATGCTTCTCAGAAATGTAATGGGGGCTTCGACCTACCACTACCATACCGACCAGACCATCCGGACTTTAAGAGAAACCGCAAAGGGAAAAACCCCTTACAGCATCAGAGAACCTGAGAAACTGAGGACATTTGCAGGCAGACTCGGGATAGAAACCCTCGGAAGTGATTCCGAAATTGCCCTTTACCTATGCGAATTTGTGGAAAAGGATTTTAACAGGCCTGCATACGAACCAAGCAGGATTGTTGAGATCCTTGCCCCTCCTGAAAGGAAGAAAAGGTGGGAAGAGCTGGATATATTCCCAGGCGGGATTTACGGGGAGATGATGCTTTCAACAAGCTCCTGCCTGACAAACGTTGACGGATACTATGCCAGCCTGGCCCTGAAAGCTATGCGCCTCGGGATTGCAATGGCATACCAGAGCCAGATCGTAAACGAATACTGTCAGGATATCCTTTTCGGAATCCCAAAACCTCATACGATGAGGGTCGACCTCGGGGTGCTTGACCCCGAATATGTAAACGTGCTTCCGAACGGGCACGAACCTTTCCTGGGCTTTGCCATGGTCCAGCTTGCAAGAAAGCCCGAATGGCAGGAAAAAGCAAAAGCAGCCGGAGCAAAAGGCCTGAGGGTCATTGCCAGCATAGAAACCGGGCAGGAGATGATTCAGAGGTGGGAAGAAGATGACGCTTTCTACGGTTTTACCGGCAACTGGATTTCCCAGGAGGCGGTGCTTGCAAGCGGGAGTGTGGACCTTTTTGCCGCAGATATGAACTGCTCGCTTCCGGTAGCCCCTCTCTATGCCGAAAAATACGGGTTCAAACTCATGCCCGTAAGCGAACTCATAGCATTTGAAGACATCACCGAGCGTCTGAACTATAACCCTGTGGAGGCTGGAAGACAGGCAGCAAAACTCCTGAATATGGCAGTCGAAAACTTCAAAAACCGAAAAAACTCGGGAGAACCCGTATTAAATCTTCCGGTAAAAGAAGCAGTCGTCGGTTTTTCAACAGAGAGCATACTTGATGCCCTTGGAGGGACCCTTGACCCGCTCCTTGATGCTATAAAAAGCGGTGCGATTAAGGGAGTGGTCGGGATGGTCTCCTGCACTACATTAAGAGACTACGGGCAGGATGTGCACAGCGTTGCCGTGGTAAAAGAACTGATCAAAAGGAATATCCTTGTCCTCTCCCTGGGCTGCGGGAACGGAGCTATGCAGGTGGCAGGCCTCTGCTCCCCCGAAACCAGAGAGTTTGCAGGAGACAGCTTGAAAGCCGTATGTGAAGCCCTTGGAGTCCCGCCCGTACTCAGCTACGGGACCTGTACCGATACCGGAAGGCTTGCAGACTTTCTCGGAGCCATCTCCGCAGTCATGGGAGTCCCTATCCCTGATCTCCCGATTGCTGCCGCGGCTCCCGAATACATGGAGCAAAAAGCTACGATCGACGCCATCTTTGCCCTGGCCCTGGGGCTCTACACTTATGTGAACCCTGTCCCGACCGTCACCGGAGCCCCTGACCTGGTCAAACTGCTTACGGAAGACTGCCGGGAAGTTACGGGCGGGGTCCTGAATGTGGAAAAAGATGCAGTAAAGGCAGTTGATGGGATAGAGCAGCACATCATGGAAAAGAGAAAGAAGCTGGGAATCTGA
- a CDS encoding Fic family protein: MHPFVDGNGRTARALASLILTKRGFDTKRFFALEEHYNKDRPSYYSALSSADAGDRDLTEWFEYFLFGIAVEISRVEKTVLKLSSDRSMKEKFGQIGLSSRQVKAIEYLKENGKITSNEYQEICDVSQSTANRDIQDMLDKKLLK; the protein is encoded by the coding sequence ATCCACCCCTTCGTTGACGGAAACGGGAGAACCGCGAGGGCTCTTGCCAGCCTGATCCTGACAAAGAGAGGCTTTGATACCAAGCGGTTTTTCGCTCTTGAGGAGCACTACAACAAAGACCGGCCCTCTTATTACTCCGCCCTTTCAAGTGCGGATGCCGGGGACAGAGATTTGACCGAATGGTTCGAATATTTCCTTTTCGGCATTGCCGTGGAAATCTCAAGAGTCGAAAAAACGGTCCTGAAGCTGAGCAGCGACCGTTCGATGAAAGAAAAATTCGGACAGATAGGGTTGAGCAGCCGGCAGGTAAAGGCGATTGAATATTTAAAAGAAAATGGTAAGATCACAAGCAATGAGTATCAGGAAATATGTGATGTCAGTCAGTCCACTGCAAATCGTGACATCCAGGATATGCTTGACAAAAAACTCCTGAAATAA
- the larA gene encoding nickel-dependent lactate racemase produces the protein MMTNIKKIPLAFGSGVFELNIPEKNISTLILPSEPEKQENGALLIRKTLENPINSKRLSEIVNPESRIAIIVSDVTRPTPTAKILPLLFEELYLGGAKDENITIIFALGLHRQQTEEECRKLLGNEISKNIRFVQHDRERCAHIGETSFGTPVEVFEEVLDADLIISTGTVEFHYYAGYGGGGKSILPGVSSEKAVLSFHSHYSKLFEGEPLSGRIDSPARKDIEEAAGLAGLQFILNVVINSRKEIVAAVAGDFIQAHREGAKYVDSIYKIKVEPADAVIVSCGGFPKDINLYQATKALENAIPAVKAGGSIVLVAECAEGIGNQVYECWNKECRSPDDAIERFKQFFEFGGHKSAIVAKAAKQFKLYIVSKLSEEESRRAFFIPAKSVQEALEAILAENPDAKIHVMPDGGWTLPVRK, from the coding sequence ATGATGACAAATATAAAAAAGATCCCACTTGCTTTCGGAAGTGGAGTTTTCGAGCTGAATATCCCGGAGAAAAACATTTCCACCCTTATTTTGCCTTCGGAACCTGAAAAACAGGAAAATGGGGCCCTTTTAATTCGGAAAACTCTTGAAAATCCCATAAACAGCAAGAGACTTTCCGAGATTGTAAACCCGGAATCCCGGATTGCTATTATCGTAAGCGATGTTACGAGGCCCACTCCTACGGCAAAAATTCTTCCTCTTCTCTTTGAAGAGCTGTATCTGGGAGGGGCGAAAGATGAGAACATCACGATTATCTTTGCTCTCGGGCTTCACCGCCAGCAGACTGAGGAGGAGTGCAGAAAGCTTCTGGGGAACGAAATTTCCAAAAATATCCGTTTTGTCCAGCACGACAGGGAAAGATGCGCGCATATAGGAGAGACAAGTTTTGGGACTCCGGTTGAAGTTTTTGAAGAGGTTTTGGACGCAGACCTGATTATTAGCACAGGGACTGTTGAATTTCATTATTACGCAGGATATGGTGGGGGAGGAAAGTCTATCCTTCCGGGGGTCAGTTCGGAAAAAGCCGTACTTTCATTTCACAGCCATTATAGCAAACTCTTCGAAGGTGAACCCCTTTCGGGTAGGATCGACAGCCCTGCGAGGAAGGATATCGAAGAAGCCGCAGGACTTGCAGGGCTTCAATTTATCCTGAACGTGGTAATCAATAGCAGAAAAGAAATCGTTGCTGCCGTTGCCGGAGATTTCATCCAGGCTCACAGGGAAGGGGCAAAATATGTAGATTCCATATACAAAATAAAGGTTGAACCTGCAGATGCAGTCATCGTTTCCTGCGGCGGCTTCCCTAAAGACATCAACCTCTACCAGGCAACAAAGGCTCTGGAAAATGCCATCCCTGCTGTAAAAGCAGGAGGCTCAATCGTACTCGTGGCCGAATGTGCGGAAGGAATCGGAAACCAGGTCTATGAGTGCTGGAATAAGGAGTGCAGGAGCCCTGATGATGCTATAGAACGCTTCAAGCAATTCTTCGAGTTTGGGGGGCATAAAAGTGCAATAGTTGCAAAGGCTGCAAAACAGTTCAAGCTCTATATCGTTTCAAAACTTTCCGAGGAGGAAAGCAGAAGAGCTTTTTTCATTCCTGCAAAAAGCGTACAGGAAGCCCTTGAAGCTATTCTTGCCGAAAATCCTGATGCAAAAATTCACGTGATGCCTGATGGAGGATGGACCCTGCCTGTCCGGAAATAA
- a CDS encoding Fic family protein produces MDGKADKRMFQPNFKYTNKIMRLLARIQAAREVIINSPLIPAWEKQLQREALIKQTHHTTSIEGNPLTLEEVELIIEGKEVLAHEKNKKEVQNYVDVLKYIDSLPENGLITEEFLLEIHRLTAKNILPDDSAGNYRKVQVVVGDPKTWKVTYTLRDLLKSLPWQKPLSSGLTAKMPLTSCPPCRQELLIRNLPESTPSLTETGEPRGLLPA; encoded by the coding sequence ATGGATGGAAAGGCGGATAAACGGATGTTTCAGCCAAATTTCAAGTACACAAACAAAATCATGCGCCTGCTTGCAAGGATCCAGGCTGCCAGGGAAGTCATCATAAACAGCCCTCTGATTCCGGCATGGGAAAAACAGCTCCAGCGAGAAGCCCTTATAAAGCAGACCCACCACACGACAAGTATCGAGGGAAACCCCCTGACTCTTGAGGAAGTTGAGCTTATTATAGAGGGAAAAGAGGTCCTTGCCCACGAAAAGAACAAAAAGGAAGTCCAGAATTATGTGGATGTACTGAAATATATCGATTCCTTACCTGAAAACGGACTCATAACCGAAGAGTTTCTCCTGGAAATCCACAGGCTCACGGCAAAAAATATCCTTCCTGATGATTCTGCCGGCAACTACCGGAAAGTGCAGGTCGTTGTCGGAGACCCGAAAACCTGGAAAGTCACCTATACCCTCCGGGACCTGCTGAAGTCCCTGCCCTGGCAAAAGCCCTTGTCGAGTGGCTTAACAGCGAAGATGCCCTTGACCTCATGCCCGCCGTGTAGGCAGGAGTTGCTCATCAGGAACTTGCCAGAATCCACCCCTTCGTTGACGGAAACGGGAGAACCGCGAGGGCTCTTGCCAGCCTGA
- a CDS encoding metal-dependent hydrolase: MADLKITWLGHAAFLLEAEKKLLIDPFISENPKAPCTPEELNPDIIAVTHGHRDHLGDTIEIGARTGCRIISIHEVANYIKSKGVFAEGMNKGGTVDLEGVTLTMTQALHSSSIDASGFSFDGGSPAGFVIGIGGHSIYHAGDTGIFGDMQLIGELYEPEIALLPIGSRFTMGIKEAVKAVELIEPQIVVPMHYNTFDVIKQDPEVFRKAVEAKVDTKVIILDPGESIEL, encoded by the coding sequence ATGGCTGACTTAAAAATAACCTGGCTTGGGCATGCTGCTTTTTTGCTCGAAGCCGAAAAAAAATTGCTGATCGACCCGTTTATTTCCGAAAACCCGAAAGCTCCCTGTACCCCCGAGGAGCTGAATCCCGATATCATAGCTGTGACTCACGGGCACCGCGACCATCTGGGAGATACCATCGAGATCGGAGCCCGGACAGGCTGCCGGATCATCTCGATCCATGAGGTTGCAAATTATATCAAGTCAAAAGGAGTCTTTGCCGAAGGCATGAACAAAGGCGGGACCGTTGACCTCGAAGGCGTCACTTTGACAATGACTCAGGCGCTTCATTCCTCTTCGATTGATGCTTCTGGCTTCAGTTTCGACGGAGGCAGCCCGGCAGGGTTTGTGATAGGCATTGGTGGGCATTCAATTTATCATGCCGGAGATACGGGGATTTTCGGGGACATGCAGCTTATCGGAGAACTCTACGAACCCGAAATCGCCCTGCTGCCCATAGGAAGTCGGTTTACTATGGGGATAAAGGAGGCCGTAAAGGCCGTGGAACTCATTGAGCCTCAGATTGTTGTGCCGATGCATTATAACACCTTTGATGTCATCAAACAGGACCCTGAAGTTTTCAGAAAAGCCGTTGAAGCGAAAGTTGATACGAAAGTAATTATTCTGGACCCTGGAGAATCTATAGAGCTTTGA
- a CDS encoding DUF2117 family protein, giving the protein MLECNRMKMKIGLVIHGPEVIDSKEAEIVLQKLSCLGEVKAELGGAMGKTAVLDAGLEHVIDISRHLKPSACIESFFESSDLVCLLNRGKTVETGKVFGAMVTSHLKEPEKKSLIQIESPDCAGGKLIPLNKKAVSHLEKISEIFGLPAETPLPFQDSVCLETCPQTGKTRTIREISGVFPGENILVNGIVIGKALSSGVRIVTENGFVTAIEGGEIKEHGLEKLHNYEKMDPVDLAGAWVKSGEIRRSSSFHPAARKENASARKASSHSGPGTGKVVLIDHAAENSYELASGAELAVTVGDDTTAIAGDILCRLGIPIIGITDGDCDNVTCETKIFPGSVVLRLIRGSDDIVGKRVKQELLRGQNSAVFENLFAFKEDVLKLAELSIEDVFEY; this is encoded by the coding sequence ATGCTTGAGTGTAACCGGATGAAAATGAAGATCGGCCTCGTAATCCACGGCCCCGAAGTAATTGATTCGAAAGAAGCGGAAATAGTCCTGCAAAAACTTTCTTGCCTTGGTGAAGTAAAAGCAGAACTTGGCGGAGCCATGGGAAAGACAGCCGTCCTTGACGCAGGACTTGAACATGTTATAGACATAAGCCGGCACCTGAAGCCGAGCGCCTGCATCGAATCCTTTTTTGAAAGCTCAGACCTTGTCTGCCTCCTGAACAGAGGAAAAACAGTCGAAACGGGCAAAGTGTTCGGAGCAATGGTCACCTCGCACCTCAAAGAGCCTGAAAAGAAATCCCTTATCCAGATCGAAAGCCCAGACTGTGCAGGCGGGAAATTGATCCCCCTCAATAAAAAAGCCGTATCTCATCTGGAAAAAATCTCCGAAATCTTCGGGCTGCCTGCCGAAACCCCTCTCCCCTTTCAAGATTCGGTTTGCCTGGAAACCTGCCCCCAAACCGGCAAAACCCGAACTATCCGCGAAATCTCTGGAGTTTTTCCCGGAGAAAACATCCTTGTGAATGGAATCGTGATCGGAAAAGCCCTCTCTTCCGGGGTCAGAATAGTTACTGAAAACGGCTTCGTTACCGCAATCGAAGGCGGAGAAATAAAGGAGCACGGCCTCGAAAAACTCCATAATTACGAAAAAATGGATCCAGTTGACCTTGCCGGAGCCTGGGTAAAAAGCGGGGAGATCCGAAGAAGCAGTTCCTTCCACCCGGCTGCCCGAAAGGAAAATGCCAGCGCCCGAAAAGCGAGTTCTCATTCCGGGCCCGGGACAGGAAAAGTCGTGCTGATAGACCACGCCGCCGAAAATTCCTATGAACTGGCCTCCGGAGCGGAACTTGCAGTCACCGTCGGAGACGATACCACAGCCATAGCGGGCGATATCCTCTGCCGGCTCGGAATCCCGATCATTGGGATCACTGACGGGGACTGCGATAACGTCACCTGCGAGACAAAAATCTTTCCCGGCTCGGTTGTCCTCAGGCTGATACGAGGGAGCGATGATATCGTGGGCAAAAGAGTAAAGCAGGAACTCCTGAGAGGTCAAAATTCAGCTGTTTTTGAGAACCTTTTCGCCTTTAAAGAAGATGTGCTGAAACTGGCAGAGCTGTCGATAGAAGATGTTTTTGAATACTAG
- the larA gene encoding nickel-dependent lactate racemase, with protein sequence MTTNIKKIPLAFGSGVFELNIPEKNISSLILPSEPEKKEDGALLIRKALENPINSKRLSEIVNPESRIAIIVSDVTRPTPTAKILPPLLDELYLGGARDKNIMIIFALGLHRQQTEEESKKLVGEDIYKKIRCIQHDTSRCRRIGVTSRGTPVDIFEEVLDSDFVIGTGGIEFHYYAGYSGGAKSILPGVSSEEAVLTNHKMMIEENAVSGRVDSPVRQDMEEAAKIFGLKFILNVVLDSKKGIVAAVAGDFTEAHRKGVEVVDAMYKVPVEPADAVVVSCGGYPKDINLYQANKALDNATQAVKDGGSIILVAECSEGIGNQVYECWNRECKSPDDAIERFKHCFEFGGHKSAIVAIAAKKFKLYLVSELPEDKARTAFFTPMASVQEALSAVLSENPDSKIHLMPHGGQTLPVRKEN encoded by the coding sequence ATGACGACAAATATAAAAAAGATTCCACTTGCTTTCGGAAGTGGGGTTTTTGAGCTGAATATCCCGGAGAAAAACATCTCCAGCCTTATCCTGCCTTCGGAACCTGAAAAAAAAGAGGATGGGGCTCTTTTAATCCGGAAAGCTCTTGAAAACCCCATAAACAGCAAGAGACTTTCCGAGATTGTAAACCCGGAATCCCGGATTGCTATTATCGTAAGCGATGTTACGAGGCCCACTCCTACGGCAAAAATTCTTCCTCCTCTCCTTGACGAGCTTTATCTGGGGGGAGCAAGGGATAAGAACATCATGATTATCTTTGCTCTCGGGCTTCACCGCCAGCAGACTGAAGAAGAGTCAAAGAAACTTGTCGGGGAGGACATCTACAAAAAAATACGGTGCATCCAGCACGACACTTCCAGATGCAGGCGTATCGGGGTAACCAGCAGGGGCACACCTGTTGATATCTTCGAAGAAGTGCTTGATTCCGATTTTGTTATCGGGACCGGGGGAATTGAGTTCCATTACTATGCAGGGTACAGCGGGGGAGCAAAGTCTATCCTTCCCGGCGTAAGCTCTGAGGAAGCTGTGCTCACCAACCACAAAATGATGATAGAAGAAAATGCGGTTTCCGGAAGAGTGGACAGCCCTGTCCGGCAGGATATGGAAGAAGCCGCAAAGATCTTTGGCCTTAAATTTATTCTTAATGTTGTGCTTGACAGCAAAAAAGGGATAGTTGCTGCCGTTGCCGGAGATTTTACCGAAGCCCACAGGAAAGGGGTCGAGGTTGTGGACGCTATGTATAAGGTTCCCGTAGAGCCTGCGGATGCCGTTGTCGTTTCCTGTGGTGGCTATCCCAAGGATATCAACCTCTACCAGGCAAATAAAGCCCTTGACAATGCAACCCAGGCCGTAAAAGATGGCGGCTCAATCATCCTCGTAGCCGAATGCTCCGAAGGAATAGGTAACCAGGTCTATGAGTGCTGGAACAGGGAATGTAAATCTCCGGACGATGCAATAGAGCGCTTTAAACACTGCTTCGAGTTCGGAGGGCACAAGAGTGCAATTGTTGCAATAGCCGCAAAGAAGTTCAAACTTTACCTTGTCTCGGAGCTCCCGGAAGATAAAGCCAGAACCGCCTTCTTCACTCCTATGGCAAGTGTGCAGGAAGCCCTTTCTGCAGTCCTCTCGGAAAACCCTGATTCAAAGATCCACCTTATGCCTCACGGTGGGCAGACTCTACCTGTCAGAAAAGAAAATTAA
- a CDS encoding nucleotidyltransferase family protein: MHTVGEREDLFRKISSFLKQYGASKVSVFGSYVRGEEKPKSDIAILVEFAERKSLLTLVNIELELSDYLGIKVDLLTEKSISPYLIDEIKKEARVISE; encoded by the coding sequence ATGCACACTGTGGGAGAAAGGGAAGATCTGTTTCGCAAAATTTCTTCCTTTTTAAAACAATATGGGGCAAGTAAAGTATCTGTTTTTGGGTCTTACGTTAGGGGAGAAGAGAAACCAAAAAGCGACATTGCCATCCTGGTTGAGTTTGCCGAACGGAAAAGCCTGCTCACTCTGGTGAATATAGAACTGGAGCTTTCTGACTACCTGGGTATAAAAGTCGACTTACTTACTGAGAAATCGATAAGTCCTTACCTGATTGATGAAATTAAAAAAGAAGCCAGAGTGATCTCTGAATGA